A DNA window from Mycosarcoma maydis chromosome 12, whole genome shotgun sequence contains the following coding sequences:
- a CDS encoding myosin 5, whose amino-acid sequence MAISKKAGAKKAGAVSKPPPSKGASSKGGVAKADWREGFKKAQAGVSDMTLLSKVTNEAINDNLQKRFQNAEIYTYIGNVLISVNPFRDLGIYTEDILQSYRGKNRLEMTPHVFAIAEGAYYNMNAYKENQCVIISGESGAGKTEAAKRIMQYIAAVSGGSNSGIQDVKDMVLATNPLLESFGCAKTLRNNNSSRHGKYLEIMFNAHGEPIGANITNYLLEKNRVVQQIHDERNFHIFYQFTKAATATHRENYGIQGPEAYAYTANSQCLDVNGIDDHADFRETISAMNTIGLTADEQDNIFRMIAAILWIGNVQYVENQEGNAEISDPGVPDFVAYLLEVDAGNVTKALTQRIMETQRGGRRGSVYEVPLNPTQAAAARDALAKAIYNNMFDWIVERINQSMNPRTQSSNVIGVLDIYGFEIFDNNSFEQLCINYVNEKLQQIFIELTLKKEQEEYAYEQIQWTPIKYFNNKIVCDLIEEKRPPGIFSALNDACATAHADPTAADNSFIQRTGMLSSNPHFDSRGTKFLIKHYAGDVMYNVQGMTDKNKDSLLKDILDLVDSSTNSYLQKLFPDRPDPNSKKRPPTAGDRIKASANALVENLMRAQPSYIRTIKPNQNKSPTEYDSQAILHQIKYLGLQENIRVRRAGFAYRNTFEKMVERFYLLSPNTSYAGEYTWQGDARSGCERILTDTGIAREEWQMGVTKAFIKNPETLFALETMRDRYWHNMAMRIQRAYRNYLRYKEECARRIQRMWKNNKEGLQYIQLRDYGHQVLAGRKERRRFSLLGLRRFMGDYLDVGGANGKGGGSAEGQMLRQATGMAAGEAVAFSSRAQLLVSRLGRSSVRSPRFLILTDKAVYILVTQLVNKQVSTTCERRINLGAISAVGLSNLRDDWLVLNVNNAEEADPILHCYFKTELVTHLLQRTNGAINVIVSNSLEYSKKKGKKAQITFRKDETVQKDDVYKSSAVSVCSGEPANSVSRPAPKKKPGLVRPITQGKLLRAGGPSNANNKPKPRAIPRSTPTPAKLPGSGAAGTARPAAAVGSASAGAGVGATRSAPRPPPPPPAAVAPSEPQVARYKALYVFATENAGEMALDKDDVVEVTQKDETGSGWWLVKKNGVEGWAPSNYLELIVQAAPKPKAAPAPPVKRAAPVAPSATTASQRPAVAAKPAFGGAAAGVVQPKPVVKTTPAGGKPHERAAAVQADAAAAPVSVMPGLGAPGGFAAVLAKKKAENAAAAAAAGAGANGKGAGAPPAVAAKPVVAPKPAGSNGRAMPPPPPRR is encoded by the coding sequence ATGGCTATCTCGAAAAAGGCTGGCGCCAAAAAGGCTGGCGCTGTTTCCAAGCCTCCCCCTTCCAAAGGTGCTTCATCCAAAGGCGGCGTTGCTAAGGCGGATTGGAGGGAAGGCTTCAAAAAGGCACAGGCTGGTGTCTCGGACATGACCTTGCTCTCCAAGGTCACCAACGAGGCCATCAACGACAACCTCCAGAAACGCTTCCAGAATGCAGAAATTTACACCTACATTGGCAACGTGCTCATCTCGGTCAATCCCTTTcgcgatctcggcatctACACTGAAGACATCCTCCAGTCCTATCGTGGCAAGAATCGTCTGGAAATGACGCCACACGTGTTTGCCATTGCAGAAGGCGCCTACTACAACATGAACGCTTACAAGGAAAACCAGTGTGTCATCATCTCGGGCGAGTCTGGCGCAGGCAAGACtgaagctgccaagcgcATCATGCAGTATATTGCTGCCGTCAGCGGTGGCTCCAATTCTGGCATTCAGGACGTCAAGGACATGGTGCTCGCTACCAACCCGCTTCTCGAAAGTTTCGGCTGTGCAAAGACGCTCCGAAACAACAACTCGTCCCGTCACGGCAAGTATCTTGAGATCATGTTCAACGCACACGGAGAGCCGATCGGCGCCAACATCACCAATTACCTCCTAGAAAAGAACCGCGTCGTCCAGCAGATCCACGACGAGCGCAACTTTCACATCTTTTACCAGTTCACCAAagccgccaccgccacgCATCGCGAAAATTATGGCATTCAAGGGCCCGAAGCCTATGCCTACACCGCCAACAGCCAGTGTCTAGACGTCAACGGTATCGACGACCACGCCGACTTTCGCGAAACCATCAGCGCCATGAACACCATCGGCCTcaccgccgacgagcaggacAACATCTTCCGCATGATCGCCGCCATTCTCTGGATCGGCAATGTCCAGTACGTCGAGAACCAAGAAGGAAACGCCGAGATCTCGGATCCAGGCGTACCCGACTTTGTCGCCTACCTTCTCGAAGTTGATGCAGGCAACGTCACCAAAGCCTTGACCCAACGCATTATGGAGACCCAGCGTGGCGGTCGAAGAGGTTCGGTCTACGAGGTGCCACTCAACCCTACCCAAGCTGCCGCTGCGCGAGATGCTCTCGCCAAGGCCATCTACAACAACATGTTTGACTGGATCGTAGAGCGCATCAATCAGTCCATGAACCCCCGCACGCAGAGCTCCAACGTCATCGGCGTTCTCGACATCTACGGCTTCGAGATCTTTGACAACAACTCGTTCGAACAACTCTGCATCAACTATGTCAACGAAAAGCTTCAGCAGATCTTCATCGAACTCACCCTCAAAAAGGAGCAGGAGGAATATGCCTACGAGCAGATCCAGTGGACGCCGATCAAGTACTTTAACAACAAGATCGTCTGCGACCTCATCGAGGAGAAACGCCCTCCCGGCATCTTTTCGGCGCTCAACGACGCCTGCGCCACCGCCCACGCCGACCCCACCGCTGCCGACAACTCTTTCATCCAGCGCACCGGCATGCTCTCCTCGAACCCACATTTCGACTCTCGTGGCACCAAGTTCCTCATCAAGCATTACGCCGGCGATGTCATGTACAACGTTCAAGGCATGACcgacaagaacaaggacTCGCTCCTCAAGGACATtctcgaccttgtcgaCTCGAGCACCAACTCCTACCTGCAAAAGCTCTTCCCCGACCGTCCCGATCCCAACAGCAAAAAGCGTCCTCCCACCGCTGGTGACCGTATAAAGGCGAGCGCAAACGCGTTGGTCGAGAATCTCATGCGAGCGCAGCCTTCTTATATCCGCACCATCAAGCCCAACCAGAACAAGAGTCCCACCGAGTACGACAGCCAGGCCATCCTGCACCAGATCAAGTACCTCGGTCTGCAGGAGAACATCCGCGTCCGACGAGCCGGTTTCGCGTACAGAAACACGTTTGAAAAGATGGTCGAGCGCTTCTACCTCTTGTCGCCCAACACGTCGTACGCAGGCGAGTACACCTGGCAAGGTGACGCTCGGAGTGGCTGCGAGCGCATCCTCACCGATACCGGCATCGCGCGCGAAGAGTGGCAGATGGGTGTCACCAAGGCGTTTATCAAGAATCCCGAGACGCTCTTTGCACTCGAGACCATGCGCGATCGATACTGGCACAACATGGCTATGCGCATTCAGCGCGCCTACCGCAACTACCTGCGCTACAAGGAGGAGTGCGCTCGGCGGATTCAGCGCATGTGGAAGAACAACAAGGAAGGCTTGCAGTACATCCAACTCCGAGACTATGGTCATCAGGTGCTTGCCGGCCGCAAGGAGCGCAGGCGCTTCAGTCTGCTGGGCTTGCGTCGTTTCATGGGTGACTATCTCGACGTTGGTGGGGCTAACGGCAAGGGTGGAGGAAGCGCCGAGGGACAGATGCTTCGTCAGGCAACGGGTATGGCGGCTGGAGAGGCAGTCGCTTTCAGCAGCCGTGCTCAACTACTTGTGTCGCGTCTTGGTCGTTCCAGTGTTCGAAGTCCACGCTTCCTGATCCTCACCGACAAGGCTGTTTACATCTTGGTCACCCAGCTCGTCAACAAGCAGGTCTCCACCACGTGCGAAAGGCGCATCAATCTGGGCGCCATTTCCGCAGTGGGGCTGTCCAATTTGCGCGATGACTGGCTGgtgctcaacgtcaacaACGCCGAAGAGGCCGACCCAATCTTGCACTGCTACTTTAAGACGGAACTCGTCACGCATCTGCTACAGAGGACCAACGGCGCCATCAATGTGATTGTCTCGAACAGTCTCGAGTActcgaagaagaagggcaaAAAGGCGCAGATCACATTCAGGAAGGACGAGACGGTGCAAAAGGATGACGTGTACAAGAGCAGTGCCGTCTCGGTGTGCTCTGGTGAGCCTGCCAACAGCGTGTCGAGGCCAGcgcccaagaagaagcctGGTCTGGTTCGACCGATCACCCAAGGAAAGCTGTTGCGCGCTGGAGGTCCGTCGAACGCTAACAACAAGCCCAAGCCGCGTGCCATTCCTCGCTCCACGCCTACTCCGGCCAAATTGCCTGGGAGTGGGGCTGCCGGTACAGCTCGTCCGGCTGCGGCGGTTGGTTCTGCGAGTGCTGGTGCCGGTGTCGGTGCGACTCGTTCGGCTCCacgaccaccacctcctcctccgGCAGCTGTTGCACCTTCTGAGCCTCAAGTTGCACGCTACAAGGCGCTGTACGTGTTTGCTACCGAGAATGCGGGCGAGATGGCGCttgacaaggacgacgtGGTCGAAGTGACGCAGAAGGATGAGACGGGTTCAGGCTGGTGGTtggtcaagaagaacgGGGTTGAAGGCTGGGCACCGTCCAACTACCTCGAGTTGATCGTCCAAGCTGCGCCCAAGCCGAAGGCGGCGCCAGCGCCTCCTGTcaagcgagcagcaccagtGGCTCCCTCGGCGACCACGGCGAGCCAGCGACCTGCTGTAGCTGCCAAGCCTGCATTTGGTGGAGCGGCTGCTGGCGTTGTTCAGCCCAAGCCAGTGGTCAAGACTACGCCGGCTGGCGGCAAGCCGCACGAACGAGCTGCGGCAGTGCAAGCGGATGCGGCGGCGGCACCGGTATCGGTGATGCCTGGGCTGGGTGCACCTGGTGGATTTGCGGCTGtgctggccaagaagaaggccgAGAAcgcggctgcagctgcggctgcgggGGCGGGTGCAAATGGTAAGGGAGCAGGTGCACCGCCAGCGGTAGCTGCGAAGCCGGTAGTGGCACCGAAACCTGCGGGTAGTAACGGAAGGGCTATGccgcctcctccgccaCGTCGATAG